The DNA sequence GCCGCAGTCGTAGGTGTGGCGGTTTACTCGTCGTTCGCGGTCGGGACGTTCCTGACCTACACCGTCCTCGCGGTGGTCCTCGGGGTCGTCTTCATCGCGATCGCGACCGGGTTCTCGGCGGGCGTGCGTTCGACGACGTGGGCCCTTCTCGGAGCGGGCGGTCTCTACCTCCTGTTTCAGTTCGTCTGGGGATTCGTCCCGGTTATCGTGCGCTACGTGATCAACGGCTTCTCGCTCCCGAGCCTCGCCCAGACCCCGAACTGGCAGCTGTTCTTCTCGTTGCTCAACCCCCAGACCGCGTTCAACTCCGCCGCGGCGGCGGTGATACCCTCACTCAACGGCATCGCTGCCGCCCTCGACAGCCCGCCGATCTACCTCCAGAACTGGGTCGGGTTCGTGATCCTCGCGGCGTGGATCGTCGTTCCGGTGGCCCTCGGCTACCTCCGGTTCAACGGCACGGACCTCTAAGCCACGGACTCAGACCGGTTCGATACCGTACTCGTCGAGGAGGTCGACGAACTCGGACTCGGTGAGTTCCGGGACGTCCTCCGCCGCCGCGTCGTCGCGTTTGGTCTGTCCCGGCTCGTCGCCGACCACGAGATAATCGGTGTTGCCGGAGACGCTTCCCGTGCTGTTCGCACCGTGGCGCTCGACGAGCCCTTCGGCCTCCTCGCGCGTCGAATCCGAGAGCGCCCCGGTGAACACGAAGGTCAACCCGCCGAGTTCGTCGCCGCCGGATTCGGTCTCCTCCGTTTCGGGCTCGACACCGCGCTCGCGAAGCCCCGCGATCGTCTCCCGGTTGCGTTCGCTCCCGAAGAACTCGTGGATCTCGTTCGCGACCCGTGGCCCGATATCGGGGACCTCCTGCAGGTCGTCCTCGCTCGCGTCCATCACGCTGTCGAGGTCGCCGAACGTCCGGGCGAGCGCCGTCGCGGTCGTCGAACCCACCGCCGGCACGCCGAGTGCGGTGATGAACACCGAGAGCGGGGGCGTCTTCGAGGCGTCGAGCTCGGCACGGAGGTTCTCGGCGCTCTTCTCGCCCCAGCCGTCGAGCGCAGCCAGATCGGCGGTTCTGAGGTCGTAGAGGTCGGGTATCGACTCGACGAGCCCGACGTCGAGG is a window from the Halococcus hamelinensis 100A6 genome containing:
- a CDS encoding ABC transporter permease subunit; translated protein: MSSLTVAKKEFQDAIRSRWLIGLTVLFVLFAGGFTLALPSLLGLLVGPTVDTATTNVLLTAMGGSTTLLIPLIGLVVGYKSIVGERDSGSLKLLLGLPHTRRDVVIGKLVGRSAVVAVSTLIGFVVAAVVGVAVYSSFAVGTFLTYTVLAVVLGVVFIAIATGFSAGVRSTTWALLGAGGLYLLFQFVWGFVPVIVRYVINGFSLPSLAQTPNWQLFFSLLNPQTAFNSAAAAVIPSLNGIAAALDSPPIYLQNWVGFVILAAWIVVPVALGYLRFNGTDL